A part of Deltaproteobacteria bacterium genomic DNA contains:
- the cobM gene encoding precorrin-4 C(11)-methyltransferase, whose product MPENNKEPSTVWFVGSGPGDPELITVKGMKLLKDADVVIYAGSLVREKVLEWCEKGPEVHNSASMDLEAIVSLMIDASRKGRKVVRLHTGDPSLYGALREQAEALEKAGIPYSIVPGVSSAFASAAALKRELTLPGVTQTVIFTRLEGRTPVPEKERLNSLAAHGATICIFLSVSMMDEVVRELQCGYPPDTPVAVVYRASWEDELVVKSTLADIREKVEESGIKRQAMIIVGKAIGDDPVEHSRLYDQGFSHGFRK is encoded by the coding sequence ATGCCTGAGAATAATAAAGAGCCTTCTACGGTATGGTTCGTGGGCTCCGGCCCCGGCGACCCCGAGCTCATAACCGTTAAGGGGATGAAGCTCCTTAAGGACGCCGACGTAGTCATTTACGCCGGGTCGCTCGTGAGGGAGAAGGTATTGGAGTGGTGCGAAAAGGGGCCTGAGGTGCACAATAGCGCCTCCATGGACCTCGAAGCGATAGTCTCTCTCATGATAGATGCATCCAGAAAGGGCAGGAAGGTAGTGAGGCTCCATACCGGCGATCCTTCTCTCTACGGAGCGCTGAGGGAGCAGGCCGAGGCCCTGGAAAAGGCGGGTATCCCCTACAGCATCGTGCCGGGCGTCTCATCCGCTTTCGCCTCGGCGGCGGCCCTCAAAAGGGAGCTAACGCTTCCGGGTGTGACGCAGACGGTCATATTCACCAGGCTAGAGGGCAGGACCCCGGTCCCGGAAAAGGAACGCCTCAACTCGCTTGCCGCGCACGGCGCGACCATCTGCATATTCCTGAGCGTTTCCATGATGGACGAGGTCGTAAGGGAGCTTCAATGCGGCTATCCGCCGGATACGCCTGTTGCGGTCGTATACAGGGCCTCGTGGGAGGACGAGCTGGTGGTAAAAAGCACTCTCGCGGACATAAGGGAGAAGGTCGAGGAGTCCGGCATCAAAAGGCAGGCCATGATAATAGTCGGAAAGGCCATAGGCGACGACCCGGTCGAGCACTCGAGGCTTTACGACCAGGGCTTCAGCCACGGGTTCAGGAAATGA
- the cobI gene encoding precorrin-2 C(20)-methyltransferase: MIKPGVFYGVGVGPGDPELMTIKAVRVIGAAGVLAVPKSEGGDESLALSIVRKAVDLGGKKILELPFPMTRDPEALRESRKSAARLISDRLREGVDAAFVTLGDPLIYSTFSYLMPFVKELSPGSEIRVVPGVASFSASAAALPASLAETAERVIIIPAAYELDKVREALGSAETIVLMKVNRAVDGVIDLLTEAGLLERSFFVSRAGWPEEKLVTDLRALKGGRPDYFSMIIVRKNA; the protein is encoded by the coding sequence TTGATTAAGCCGGGCGTATTCTACGGAGTAGGTGTCGGGCCGGGCGACCCGGAGCTTATGACCATCAAGGCTGTGAGGGTCATAGGGGCGGCCGGCGTGCTCGCTGTGCCGAAATCCGAGGGAGGGGACGAAAGCCTCGCCCTCTCGATAGTCAGGAAGGCCGTGGACCTCGGCGGCAAAAAGATTCTTGAGCTTCCCTTTCCAATGACAAGGGATCCCGAGGCCCTCAGAGAGTCGCGGAAGAGCGCTGCCCGGCTTATATCAGACAGGCTCAGGGAGGGAGTCGATGCCGCCTTCGTGACATTGGGAGACCCGCTCATATATTCGACCTTCAGCTATCTTATGCCTTTCGTAAAGGAGCTTTCGCCGGGCTCGGAGATAAGGGTGGTGCCTGGCGTCGCCTCCTTTTCGGCCTCCGCCGCCGCGCTCCCTGCCTCCCTTGCGGAAACCGCCGAGAGGGTTATAATTATACCTGCGGCCTACGAGCTCGATAAGGTGAGAGAGGCGCTCGGCTCTGCCGAGACCATAGTATTGATGAAGGTGAACAGGGCCGTTGACGGAGTAATCGACCTCTTGACAGAAGCCGGGCTTCTGGAGAGGTCTTTTTTCGTCTCAAGGGCAGGCTGGCCCGAGGAAAAGCTGGTTACGGACCTGAGGGCCCTCAAGGGCGGCAGGCCCGATTATTTTTCAATGATAATAGTGAGAAAGAATGCCTGA
- the cbiE gene encoding precorrin-6y C5,15-methyltransferase (decarboxylating) subunit CbiE, giving the protein MIHIIGIGIQGRESLLPEALGAIEKAGLLVGGKRHLSEFLELPAAKVQLGGLEEAASAIEKYLARKERRPVAVLATGDPLIFGIGSFIIRRFGKRRVRVLPNVSAIQEAFSRIKEDMNGVKILSVHGREADYALLSKEAASNAKLALFTDGVNTPARICRELKERGIGGRAFVCESLGEDERITEGTLESISKRRSFAPLNILILMRDRESIIRETGFGIPDRLFSHSGGMITKEEFRVVSLSRLGLTEGNVVWDIGACSGSVAIEAARLTGGKVFAIERDRKRVSDIRENKNRFGCGNLDVIEGEAPGALKGLPAPDAVFVGGGGKGIKMILSYTAGRLKPGGRVVVNAVTIETASAAFEFFGKKGWEKELIQMSISKARPAGDLNMLAAYNPVFIISGKKP; this is encoded by the coding sequence ATGATACACATAATAGGTATAGGAATACAGGGCAGGGAGAGCCTCCTTCCCGAGGCGCTCGGCGCAATAGAAAAGGCGGGCCTCCTGGTCGGCGGGAAAAGGCACCTTTCGGAATTCCTTGAGCTTCCGGCCGCAAAGGTCCAGCTCGGAGGCCTTGAGGAGGCTGCGTCCGCAATAGAGAAATACCTCGCGAGGAAAGAGAGGCGGCCGGTCGCGGTACTCGCAACCGGCGACCCGCTCATATTCGGCATAGGCTCGTTCATCATAAGGAGGTTCGGGAAGAGGCGCGTCCGGGTGCTCCCGAACGTGAGCGCGATACAGGAGGCTTTTTCGCGCATAAAAGAGGACATGAACGGGGTAAAGATCCTGAGCGTCCACGGCAGGGAGGCGGACTATGCGCTGCTCTCGAAAGAGGCGGCCTCCAACGCGAAGCTCGCCCTTTTTACCGACGGGGTAAATACTCCCGCCCGGATATGCAGGGAACTTAAAGAGCGCGGTATCGGCGGGAGGGCCTTTGTCTGCGAGTCACTCGGAGAGGATGAAAGGATAACCGAAGGTACGCTCGAATCGATATCGAAAAGGAGGTCCTTCGCCCCGCTCAATATACTGATACTCATGCGGGATAGGGAATCCATTATCCGGGAAACCGGTTTCGGCATCCCGGACAGGCTCTTCTCCCACTCGGGCGGCATGATAACCAAGGAGGAGTTCAGGGTCGTTTCCCTCTCCAGGCTCGGATTGACGGAAGGCAACGTGGTCTGGGACATAGGCGCCTGCTCCGGTTCAGTCGCGATAGAGGCCGCGAGGCTTACCGGTGGGAAAGTATTCGCCATAGAGCGCGACAGAAAACGCGTCTCAGACATACGGGAGAACAAAAATAGGTTCGGCTGCGGTAACCTCGACGTAATAGAGGGCGAGGCGCCGGGGGCGCTAAAAGGCCTTCCCGCGCCAGACGCGGTCTTCGTCGGCGGCGGCGGCAAAGGCATAAAGATGATACTGTCCTACACTGCAGGCAGGCTTAAGCCCGGAGGCAGGGTAGTTGTGAACGCCGTAACGATTGAGACCGCCTCTGCCGCGTTCGAATTTTTCGGAAAAAAGGGCTGGGAGAAGGAGCTTATCCAGATGTCGATTTCAAAGGCAAGGCCCGCAGGGGACTTGAACATGCTCGCTGCCTACAACCCGGTATTCATAATAAGCGGGAAAAAACCTTGA
- the cbiD gene encoding cobalt-precorrin-5B (C(1))-methyltransferase CbiD: MPGRKLRKGYTTGTCAAAGAKAAALLLLGGLRPGHVDVTLPRGGTLRVPIKSVTGTKGSARAVIVKDAGDDPDVTDKAEFVAEVELLGENAKRASVRVKGGPGVGVVTKPGLKVRPGRPAINPVPLSMIRRAVMEAAALYHKKASFLVTISVPLGAELAAKTMNPRLGITGGISILGTTGIVEPMSLAAYTHSISCGVSVAVASGLEEVVFSTGRSSEKAVEKRLKVPEAACVLTGDHMGYALKDAASRPEIKKVVVAGQFGKFTKLASGHFETHCDDAPIELEFLAGLCERLGAGKELAGRIKNANTARHAFFMLKENGFEKALDEVCYLVKKNAGRILGKGKSVTAVLIGYDGEIASGNL, translated from the coding sequence ATGCCCGGGCGTAAGCTCAGGAAAGGGTATACGACAGGGACTTGCGCCGCTGCCGGGGCAAAGGCAGCGGCGCTCTTGCTTCTGGGCGGCCTGAGGCCTGGACACGTCGATGTGACGCTCCCTCGCGGCGGGACCTTGAGGGTCCCGATTAAATCGGTTACCGGCACGAAGGGTTCTGCCAGGGCCGTTATAGTGAAGGACGCGGGGGACGACCCGGATGTGACGGACAAGGCTGAGTTCGTGGCCGAGGTCGAGCTGCTCGGCGAGAACGCGAAGCGCGCGTCCGTCAGGGTAAAGGGCGGCCCTGGCGTAGGAGTCGTTACGAAACCCGGGCTCAAGGTCAGGCCAGGAAGGCCCGCCATAAACCCGGTGCCGCTTTCGATGATAAGGAGGGCGGTCATGGAAGCGGCAGCCCTCTATCATAAGAAAGCGTCCTTCCTTGTGACGATATCAGTGCCGCTCGGAGCCGAGCTTGCCGCCAAGACCATGAACCCCAGGCTCGGCATCACCGGCGGCATCTCCATTTTAGGCACAACCGGCATAGTCGAGCCCATGTCTCTTGCCGCGTACACCCATTCCATCTCCTGCGGGGTGAGCGTGGCCGTGGCAAGCGGCCTTGAAGAGGTGGTCTTCTCGACCGGGCGGTCGAGCGAGAAAGCCGTCGAGAAGAGGCTCAAGGTTCCGGAGGCGGCCTGCGTCCTTACGGGCGACCACATGGGCTATGCGCTCAAGGACGCGGCTTCGAGGCCGGAGATAAAAAAGGTCGTGGTGGCGGGCCAGTTCGGCAAATTCACCAAGCTCGCGTCAGGGCATTTCGAAACGCACTGCGATGACGCCCCTATAGAGCTTGAATTCCTGGCCGGGCTTTGCGAAAGGCTCGGCGCTGGGAAGGAGCTGGCCGGGCGGATAAAGAATGCAAATACCGCAAGGCATGCGTTTTTCATGCTCAAGGAAAACGGTTTTGAGAAGGCGCTGGACGAGGTCTGCTATCTGGTTAAAAAGAATGCCGGAAGGATACTCGGAAAGGGGAAGTCCGTGACAGCGGTCCTCATCGGGTATGACGGAGAAATAGCTTCAGGCAATCTCTGA
- a CDS encoding CbtB-domain containing protein gives MERTLEKGGMGALIPGAVLVALAFAMVVIAFGMESVAPGVHDALHDFRHVLGMPCH, from the coding sequence ATGGAAAGGACACTTGAAAAGGGCGGAATGGGCGCGCTAATCCCCGGCGCGGTACTCGTGGCCCTCGCTTTCGCAATGGTCGTGATAGCGTTCGGGATGGAGTCGGTCGCGCCCGGCGTGCACGACGCACTCCATGACTTCAGGCACGTTCTCGGGATGCCGTGCCACTGA
- a CDS encoding energy-coupling factor ABC transporter ATP-binding protein has translation MRAEGVSFSYGQAPALSDVSLSVGRGECLAILGANGSGKSTLLKLLDGLIFPSAGCVYFEGKPVTEDGLKGEFLVRLRSSVGFLFPEPDVQLFCPTVFDELSFGPLQLGLGAKEAVKRAGELLRMLGIEALRDRPPYALSGGEKKKVAIASVLAINPGVLLLDEPTNGLDPRSQVWLYELLLSLRGFGKTVIIATHDLSLAGDLSERVLVLGESHTVAAEGPTGEILKDKDLLLAANIIHEHEHRHGEIVHRHSHGPFSTHDEHD, from the coding sequence TTGCGGGCCGAAGGGGTAAGCTTCTCGTACGGGCAGGCCCCGGCCCTTTCCGATGTAAGCCTGAGCGTCGGCAGGGGCGAATGCCTGGCCATACTCGGGGCGAACGGGAGCGGAAAGTCGACGTTACTTAAGCTCCTGGACGGCCTCATCTTCCCGTCCGCCGGATGCGTTTATTTCGAGGGAAAGCCGGTCACGGAAGATGGATTGAAAGGCGAGTTTCTCGTCCGCTTGAGATCCAGCGTGGGCTTCCTCTTCCCCGAGCCGGACGTGCAGCTCTTCTGCCCTACTGTTTTCGATGAGCTCTCGTTCGGCCCGCTCCAGCTCGGGCTAGGGGCAAAGGAGGCGGTGAAAAGGGCGGGGGAGCTCCTCCGTATGCTAGGGATAGAGGCGCTCAGGGACAGGCCGCCCTATGCCTTGAGCGGCGGAGAGAAGAAAAAGGTCGCGATAGCCTCGGTCCTGGCAATAAACCCCGGGGTGCTCCTCCTGGATGAGCCAACGAACGGGCTCGACCCGAGGAGCCAGGTCTGGCTTTACGAGCTCCTTCTCTCCTTGAGAGGCTTCGGGAAAACGGTTATAATCGCAACGCATGACCTGAGCCTCGCGGGCGACCTCTCCGAAAGGGTCCTGGTGCTCGGAGAATCGCACACCGTGGCGGCGGAAGGGCCGACAGGCGAGATATTGAAGGACAAGGACCTGCTCCTTGCTGCGAACATCATACACGAGCACGAGCACAGGCACGGGGAGATAGTACACAGGCACAGCCACGGGCCGTTTTCCACTCACGACGAGCACGATTAG
- the cbiQ gene encoding cobalt ECF transporter T component CbiQ, with product MAEVILPEWLKGRAEAPAFLNAGSAGFLKRSLANFASAMKRVYTSGDYSSRKGALQAIEPRAKLAGLFFIIIAASLAHSAIFLSGVLVLAVALSFISRVGPGPLVKRTLPAFIFTLIIVLPLAFGAVTPGKEVLDVFGASVTGEGLHNAGFFLLRVTAMVSITMLLSLTTRETDFFRGLGRFVPAFFATALFLTFRYSFVLIKIAEDSAFARKARTITGARAVESRMWFAGRAALLLKKAYGVAEEVGMAMVSRGFDGKLKTAPARALRGRDYFWLGFASFVLFLSFAA from the coding sequence ATGGCGGAGGTGATTCTACCGGAGTGGCTCAAGGGCCGGGCAGAGGCGCCCGCCTTCCTAAATGCCGGTAGCGCCGGTTTTCTCAAAAGGAGCCTCGCTAACTTCGCTTCGGCGATGAAAAGGGTCTATACTTCAGGAGACTATTCTTCAAGGAAAGGCGCGCTCCAGGCCATCGAGCCCAGGGCGAAGCTTGCGGGTCTTTTCTTCATCATAATAGCCGCCTCGCTTGCGCACAGCGCGATTTTTCTTTCGGGAGTGCTCGTCCTGGCAGTTGCCCTTTCGTTCATATCACGGGTCGGGCCGGGCCCGCTCGTGAAGAGGACGCTTCCGGCTTTTATATTTACACTCATAATAGTCCTACCCCTTGCTTTCGGCGCGGTTACGCCCGGAAAAGAAGTCCTGGATGTTTTCGGGGCGTCGGTCACTGGCGAGGGGCTACATAACGCCGGGTTCTTTCTCCTGAGGGTCACTGCAATGGTCTCGATTACGATGCTTCTTTCGCTTACGACCAGGGAGACGGATTTTTTCCGGGGGCTCGGCAGGTTCGTTCCGGCGTTTTTCGCTACCGCGCTTTTTTTGACCTTCAGGTATTCGTTCGTGCTCATAAAGATCGCCGAGGACTCGGCCTTCGCCCGGAAGGCGAGGACCATAACCGGAGCCCGCGCAGTTGAATCCCGGATGTGGTTTGCGGGAAGGGCTGCGCTCCTCCTTAAAAAGGCGTACGGCGTTGCCGAAGAGGTGGGCATGGCCATGGTATCAAGGGGCTTTGACGGGAAGCTCAAGACCGCTCCGGCCCGGGCGCTCCGGGGAAGGGACTATTTCTGGCTCGGGTTCGCGAGCTTCGTCCTCTTCCTCTCCTTCGCCGCGTGA
- the cbiM gene encoding cobalt transporter CbiM yields MHIPDGYLSPATCGVFYAAMAPVWYFASKRAEKALKLREMPIFALGAAFVFVIMMFNIPLPGGSSGHMVGGAVVAIALGPWAGIIAMSLALAIQAFLFGDGGLLTLAANCFNMAVVMSLSGYVIYRALAFGEPGSKRRFFAAAIAAYVAVNLAALAAAVELGIQPALATGPDGRPLYAPYPLSIAVPAMMLPHLVFFGPIEAIGTALVVNYVHGMERGLLHAGRKGSLKPLWIAMAVLAVLTPVGLIASGTPWGEWGKDELINLIGYVPAGMEKYGEIWKGFVPDYSLPRMSGLPEPFVYMLSALLGSALLVAAVYAWGRLWRR; encoded by the coding sequence ATGCACATACCTGACGGATACCTGAGCCCGGCGACATGCGGCGTTTTTTACGCGGCGATGGCCCCGGTCTGGTATTTCGCCTCGAAGAGGGCGGAAAAGGCGCTCAAGCTTAGAGAGATGCCCATCTTTGCGCTCGGCGCGGCCTTCGTATTCGTCATAATGATGTTCAACATCCCGCTCCCTGGCGGCTCTTCGGGGCACATGGTGGGCGGGGCGGTAGTGGCCATAGCTCTCGGCCCTTGGGCCGGGATCATTGCCATGAGCCTCGCGCTCGCAATCCAGGCATTCCTCTTCGGCGACGGCGGCCTTCTTACGCTTGCGGCCAACTGCTTTAACATGGCAGTTGTGATGAGCCTTTCAGGGTACGTCATTTACAGGGCGCTCGCCTTCGGGGAGCCTGGCTCCAAGAGGAGATTTTTCGCGGCGGCAATCGCGGCGTATGTCGCGGTCAACCTGGCAGCCCTCGCGGCGGCAGTGGAGCTTGGCATACAGCCTGCCTTGGCCACCGGGCCTGACGGCAGGCCCCTTTACGCGCCGTACCCGCTCTCCATCGCGGTCCCGGCGATGATGCTACCTCACCTCGTCTTTTTCGGCCCCATCGAGGCTATAGGGACGGCACTTGTCGTGAATTATGTGCACGGGATGGAAAGGGGCCTCCTCCATGCGGGAAGGAAGGGGTCGCTTAAGCCCTTATGGATCGCGATGGCCGTTCTGGCCGTGCTTACGCCCGTAGGGCTCATCGCGTCGGGCACGCCCTGGGGCGAATGGGGCAAGGATGAGCTTATAAATCTCATAGGCTATGTGCCCGCCGGGATGGAGAAGTACGGAGAGATATGGAAGGGGTTTGTCCCGGATTATAGCCTTCCGCGGATGAGCGGCTTGCCTGAGCCCTTTGTCTATATGCTCTCGGCCCTCCTTGGGAGCGCGCTCCTGGTTGCGGCCGTATACGCGTGGGGCAGGCTATGGCGGAGGTGA
- a CDS encoding precorrin-8X methylmutase, giving the protein MSDARGSKAVLLLGHGSKADEANETLRRVARAVEERGGYGMVQPAFLQMERPDFQDAVDIMVGKGFTDITVMPYFLYMGLHVTKDLPEEIERAKEKHKGLRITVKDNLGFHEKLVDITIERIEAGAPRAAGVPCQHPIEKESFSILSAEMDESVFSAVELPVIKRVIHSTADFEYKDILSFSPGAVEAGIGTLRAGRDIITDVRMIEAGISKARLTHFGSAVRCFSSDRDVALLAEREGLTKTAASMRKASKWMDGAIVAIGNAPTALVELLRIVKEGGPKPALIVGVPVGFVGAVESKEALAKSGVPHILTRGRKGGSTVAVAIVNALAILASELAQGRAR; this is encoded by the coding sequence ATGTCTGATGCGAGAGGGTCAAAGGCTGTATTGCTTCTCGGCCACGGGAGCAAGGCCGACGAGGCTAACGAGACGCTTAGAAGGGTTGCGCGGGCAGTGGAGGAAAGGGGCGGGTACGGCATGGTCCAGCCCGCGTTTCTTCAGATGGAGAGGCCGGATTTCCAGGATGCCGTGGATATAATGGTCGGGAAGGGGTTTACTGACATAACGGTCATGCCGTATTTCCTCTACATGGGCCTCCATGTGACCAAGGACCTGCCTGAGGAGATAGAGCGGGCCAAGGAGAAGCACAAGGGGCTCAGGATTACGGTCAAGGACAACCTGGGGTTCCATGAGAAGCTCGTTGACATAACCATAGAGCGGATAGAGGCCGGGGCCCCCCGGGCCGCTGGCGTTCCCTGCCAGCACCCGATAGAGAAGGAGAGCTTCAGCATCCTCTCTGCCGAGATGGACGAGAGCGTTTTTTCAGCAGTTGAGCTGCCCGTAATAAAGCGGGTCATCCACTCGACAGCCGATTTCGAGTACAAAGACATTCTGAGCTTTAGCCCCGGCGCAGTGGAGGCCGGCATCGGGACTTTGAGGGCCGGACGGGATATAATTACCGATGTAAGGATGATAGAGGCCGGGATATCGAAGGCAAGGCTTACTCACTTCGGCTCGGCCGTCCGTTGCTTCTCCTCGGACAGGGACGTCGCCTTGCTGGCTGAAAGGGAGGGGCTTACCAAGACGGCGGCCTCCATGAGAAAGGCCTCGAAATGGATGGACGGCGCGATAGTCGCCATAGGAAACGCGCCCACCGCCCTCGTTGAGCTTTTAAGGATTGTGAAGGAAGGCGGGCCGAAGCCCGCCCTTATCGTTGGCGTGCCTGTGGGCTTCGTTGGCGCGGTCGAGTCAAAGGAGGCGCTCGCGAAAAGCGGCGTTCCTCATATACTCACAAGAGGGCGTAAGGGCGGGAGCACGGTCGCCGTGGCCATAGTGAACGCCCTTGCGATACTCGCCTCCGAACTCGCTCAAGGCAGGGCCAGGTAG
- a CDS encoding diadenylate cyclase codes for MQGQELNRKMLESASAALKDARAEALLLFVDAVEDKTFWRRSRAKKKFILVTQDADTATILECFKKEVKAVLKLPVVRLTRVGQVKLSLIMGVTEGIIKSSDKVVCVTGLPVHGVLDTLMIIDLEREAEVFSAMGISMDLLRKVKPEVLEAVLNIALELSSEGREGRTVGTTFVIGDNDKVMELSRPLIMNPFKGYPEEARNILDEAIHETIKEYSLLDGAFVVREDGVVMAAGIHLDAALKEEGLMPGLGCRHMAAAGITDVTGAAAITISGSTGIVRIFRKGKVLLELEKPLAKHINRTESAI; via the coding sequence ATGCAGGGGCAGGAGCTTAACAGGAAGATGCTCGAGAGCGCGTCCGCGGCCCTGAAGGATGCGAGGGCCGAGGCGCTCCTCCTTTTCGTGGACGCGGTGGAGGATAAGACCTTCTGGCGCAGATCCAGGGCCAAGAAGAAGTTTATCCTCGTAACCCAGGACGCGGATACCGCGACCATCCTCGAATGCTTCAAAAAAGAGGTGAAGGCGGTCCTCAAGCTCCCTGTAGTAAGGCTAACCCGGGTAGGACAGGTAAAGCTCTCCCTTATCATGGGAGTAACCGAGGGTATCATAAAAAGCTCGGACAAGGTCGTCTGCGTTACGGGCCTGCCGGTCCACGGCGTCCTCGACACCCTCATGATAATAGACCTCGAGCGCGAGGCCGAGGTCTTCAGCGCCATGGGCATTTCAATGGACCTCCTCAGGAAGGTCAAGCCCGAGGTGCTCGAAGCGGTCTTGAACATCGCGCTCGAGCTCTCGAGCGAGGGCCGCGAGGGGAGGACCGTCGGCACTACCTTCGTCATAGGCGACAACGACAAGGTCATGGAGCTATCACGCCCCCTCATAATGAACCCCTTCAAGGGCTACCCCGAGGAGGCCCGGAACATACTCGACGAGGCCATCCACGAGACCATAAAGGAGTACTCCCTCCTTGACGGCGCGTTCGTCGTAAGGGAGGACGGTGTCGTCATGGCCGCCGGGATCCACCTTGACGCGGCCCTGAAAGAAGAGGGTCTCATGCCCGGGCTAGGCTGCAGGCACATGGCGGCAGCCGGCATAACCGACGTGACCGGCGCCGCGGCCATAACCATCTCCGGTTCGACCGGCATAGTCCGGATATTCAGGAAAGGCAAGGTCCTCCTCGAGCTCGAAAAGCCGCTCGCCAAGCACATAAACAGAACAGAATCAGCCATTTGA
- a CDS encoding RNA methyltransferase, which yields MRRKSRSRPKAAPPAVSRNISIVLVEPQSSGNVGSVARAMRNTGFSDLVLINPCDYRNNESYSMACKADGVLAEARVFTDLETYIPEPRVLVGTTRRIGRHRYPVLTLSEAVPEILRLASSNRVAILFGREDKGLLNEEIPLCDMLVEIPTSDDYPSINLSHAVFTVCHHLYTAACPKAPTIKVAPREELEQMYEHMERTLRGIGYGDKGGEYLLEAMMRSFRRLFGRTGLMQKEVNMLRGVFTQIEARTINPEEDGEKRHAGAGA from the coding sequence ATGAGACGGAAGAGCAGGTCCAGGCCCAAGGCGGCGCCCCCGGCAGTCAGCCGGAATATATCCATAGTGCTGGTCGAACCGCAGAGTTCCGGGAATGTCGGCAGTGTGGCGAGGGCCATGAGGAATACCGGCTTTTCCGACCTGGTGCTCATAAACCCTTGCGACTACAGGAATAACGAGTCCTATTCCATGGCCTGCAAGGCCGACGGCGTGCTGGCAGAGGCCCGGGTCTTCACGGACCTTGAAACGTACATCCCTGAGCCGCGCGTCCTCGTCGGGACAACTCGGAGAATAGGCAGGCACAGGTACCCGGTCCTAACCCTTTCCGAGGCTGTCCCGGAGATCCTCCGGCTAGCCTCTTCAAACAGGGTAGCCATACTCTTCGGCAGGGAGGACAAGGGGCTCCTTAACGAAGAGATACCGCTCTGCGACATGCTCGTGGAGATACCAACGTCCGACGATTACCCGTCCATAAACCTTTCTCACGCGGTCTTTACGGTCTGCCATCACCTGTACACGGCCGCTTGTCCAAAGGCTCCCACCATAAAGGTCGCGCCAAGGGAGGAGCTCGAGCAGATGTACGAGCACATGGAGAGGACGCTCCGGGGCATAGGCTACGGCGATAAGGGCGGGGAGTACCTGCTTGAGGCCATGATGCGAAGCTTCAGGCGCCTTTTCGGCAGGACCGGCCTCATGCAAAAAGAGGTCAACATGCTCAGGGGAGTGTTCACGCAGATAGAGGCGCGAACGATAAACCCTGAGGAGGACGGAGAAAAAAGGCATGCAGGGGCAGGAGCTTAA